A section of the Callospermophilus lateralis isolate mCalLat2 chromosome 16, mCalLat2.hap1, whole genome shotgun sequence genome encodes:
- the Sox17 gene encoding transcription factor SOX-17, whose protein sequence is MSSPDAGYASDDQSQPRNALPAVMAGLGPCPWAESLSPLGDMKVKGEAAASTGAPAGAAGRAKGESRIRRPMNAFMVWAKDERKRLAQQNPDLHNAELSKMLGKSWKALTLAEKRPFVEEAERLRVQHMQDHPNYKYRPRRRKQVKRLKRVEGGFLHGLAEPQAAALGSEGGRVAMDGLGLPFAEQGFPAGPPLLPPHMGGHYRDCQGLGAPSLDGYPLPTPDTSPLDGVEPDPAFFAAPLPGDCPAAGTYSYAQVSDYTVPPEPPAGPMHPRLGPEPSGPAMPGLLAPPSALHMYYGAMGSPAAGGARGFHMQPPQQPPPPPPQHPQPGPGQPSPPPEALSCRDGTDPNQPTELLGEVDRTEFEQYLHFVCKPEMGLPYQGHDASVNLPDSHGAISSVVSDASSAVYYCNYPDV, encoded by the exons ATGAGCAGTCCGGATGCGGGATACGCCAGTGACGATCAGAGCCAGCCCCGGAACGCGCTGCCAGCGGTGATGGCCGGGCTGGGCCCTTGTCCCTGGGCCGAGTCGCTGAGCCCCCTCGGGGACATGAAGGTGAAAGGCGAGGCGGCGGCCAGTACCGGAGCGCCGGCTGGGGCTGCCGGCCGAGCCAAGGGCGAGTCTCGCATCCGGCGGCCGATGAACGCCTTCATGGTGTGGGCTAAGGACGAGCGCAAGCGGCTGGCGCAACAGAACCCGGACCTTCACAATGCCGAGTTGAGCAAGATGCTAG GCAAGTCGTGGAAGGCGCTGACGCTAGCGGAGAAAAGGCCCTTCGTGGAGGAGGCCGAGCGACTGCGCGTGCAGCACATGCAAGACCATCCCAACTACAAGTACCGGCCGCGGCGGCGCAAGCAGGTGAAGCGGCTGAAGCGGGTGGAGGGAGGCTTCCTGCACGGCCTCGCGGAGCCGCAGGCTGCGGCTCTGGGTTCCGAGGGCGGCCGCGTGGCCATGGACGGCCTGGGCCTGCCCTTCGCAGAGCAGGGCTTCCCGGCTGGCCCGCCACTGCTGCCCCCGCACATGGGTGGCCACTACCGTGACTGCCAAGGGCTGGGTGCACCATCGCTGGACGGCTACCCGCTGCCCACGCCCGACACGTCCCCGCTGGATGGCGTGGAGCCAGACCCGGCCTTCTTCGCTGCACCTCTGCCAGGGGACTGCCCAGCTGCCGGCACCTACAGCTACGCGCAGGTCTCGGACTACACGGTGCCTCCAGAACCGCCTGCTGGCCCCATGCATCCCCGGTTGGGTCCAGAGCCCTCTGGCCCTGCAATGCCAGGCCTCCTGGCGCCCCCCAGCGCCCTTCATATGTACTACGGCGCAATGGGCTCACCCGCGGCGGGCGGCGCGCGCGGTTTCCACATGCAGCCGCCGCagcagccgccgccgccgccgccgcagcaTCCCCAGCCGGGCCCCGGGCAGCCTTCACCTCCTCCCGAGGCTCTGTCCTGCCGGGATGGCACGGACCCCAATCAGCCCACCGAGCTCCTCGGGGAGGTGGACCGCACGGAATTTGAACAGTATCTGCACTTCGTGTGCAAACCCGAAATGGGTCTCCCCTACCAGGGACATGACGCCAGTGTGAATCTCCCGGACAGCCACGGGGCCATTTCCTCCGTGGTGTCCGATGCCAGCTCAGCGGTATATTACTGCAACTATCCTGATGTTTGA